A window of Anomalospiza imberbis isolate Cuckoo-Finch-1a 21T00152 chromosome 4, ASM3175350v1, whole genome shotgun sequence contains these coding sequences:
- the LOC137472738 gene encoding AF4/FMR2 family member 1-like — protein sequence MTQIKRRAVQREGPMEIAHGHGREEGVKQERGISSNSCQHHSKAREPSYKSFSQVAEDTHKTSGQMTEHFHKTSGQVTKAPQESHGMSTPSSLKPLGHTKEALPRKIVGIKRPSEPLEHDKSKKVLKLESEPGPLEVTGQSCKDQPKVKKTVKPKATDKKGLKPALHKASEKRKGSHQVNTKGFLEPSLLRHAQEYDAFMPSGHRPGDLHKGKVPLPPGEKKLFSPAREADVKRKAMRSPEESPKKKREDKGDTPRKKKE from the exons ATGACCCAGATAAAGCGAAGAGCAGTACAAAGAGAGGGTCCCATGGAAATTGCCCATGGGCATGGACGTGAGGAGGGTGTGAAGCAGGAGCGGGGCATCAGCAGCAATTCCTGCCAGCACCACTCCAAGGCAAGGGAGCCTTCTTACAAGAG CTTTTCCCAAGTGGCCGAGGACACTCACAAGACCTCTGGCCAAATGACCGAGCATTTTCATAAGACCTCTGGCCAAGTGACAAAGGCTCCTCAGGAATCTCATGGTATGAGCACACCCAGCTCTCTAAAGCCTCTTGGGCACACCAAGGAGGCCTTGCCCAGGAAGATTGTGGGTATCAAAAGGCCCAGCGAGCCCCTGGAGCATGACAAATCCAAGAAAGTCCTGAAGCTGGAGAGCGAGCCTGGTCCGTTGGAG GTCACAGGCCAGTCTTGCAAGGACCAGCCCAAAGTCAAGAAAACAGTGAAGCCAAAAGCCACCGACAAAAAAGGCCTGAAGCCGGCACTTCACAAGGCCTCTGAGAAGAGAAAGGGCTCCCACCAGGTCAACACCAAAGGCTTTTTGGAGCCCAGTCTCCTGAGACATGCTCAGGAGTATGATGCCTTCATGCCCAGTGGCCACAGGCCTGGGGATTTGCACAAAGGGAAGGTGCCCTTGCCTCCTGGGGAGAAGAAGTTGTTCTCGCCTGCAAGGGAGGCAGACGTGAAGAGGAAAGCCATGAGGAGTCCTGAGGAGTCCCCCAAAAAGAAG AGGGAAGACAAGGGGGATACtcccaggaagaaaaaggaatga
- the LOC137472740 gene encoding AF4/FMR2 family member 4-like isoform X3, with amino-acid sequence MEPTDNQNRDKSWSNNRNLLRLLEQERRRRQVAPEEKDPFLAKTPLFAKPYKTDKEDELSRRIKNLLGNVDSKMLLSHESSLIPIWIPKKPKIKSQTQSHRPASSKTNPYEDIRKESSRESLGLPPNPEPSRDDSDKGHSNQRSEAKAPQSKILPEPVKVVEKPSSSLAPPSPSCTCMSSPLKEYWRK; translated from the exons ATGGAACCAACAGACAACCAGAACCGTGACAAGAG CTGGAGCAACAACAGAAACCTGCTCCGCCTTCTGGAGCAAGAGAGGCGGAGGAGACAGGTGGCTCCAGAGGAGAAAGATCCATTCTTGGCGAAGACTCCCCTCTTTGCCAAGCCCTACAAG ACCGATAAAGAAGATGAGCTGTCCAGGCGCATTAAGAACCTGCTGGGCAATGTGGACTCCAAGATGCTCCTGAGCCATGAGTCCTCTCTGATTCCCATATGGAttccaaaaaagcccaaaatcaAGTCACAGACCCAGAGTCATAGGCCAGCCTCCAGTAAGACCAACCCATATGAGGACATAAGGAAAGAATCCTCACGAGAATCACTGGGCCTCCCACCTAACCCTGAGCCGAGCCGTGATGACAGTGATAAAGGTCACTCCAATCAGAGGTCAGAAGCCAAAGCTCCACAGTCCAAAATCCTTCCTGAGCCTGTCAAG GTTGTGGAAAAGCCATCTTCTTCACTTGCTCCTCCAAG CCCATCGTGCACATGTATGAGCAGTCCATTGAAGGAATATTGGAG gAAATGA
- the LOC137472740 gene encoding AF4/FMR2 family member 4-like isoform X1, whose translation MEPTDNQNRDKSWSNNRNLLRLLEQERRRRQVAPEEKDPFLAKTPLFAKPYKTDKEDELSRRIKNLLGNVDSKMLLSHESSLIPIWIPKKPKIKSQTQSHRPASSKTNPYEDIRKESSRESLGLPPNPEPSRDDSDKGHSNQRSEAKAPQSKILPEPVKPIVHMYEQSIEGILEEMSSPLSPLLPPFRTPARTETSEFPLQAKVTLPILARASGKLQEISLLSRTSVLAEGACLEASLSSLTINSVES comes from the exons ATGGAACCAACAGACAACCAGAACCGTGACAAGAG CTGGAGCAACAACAGAAACCTGCTCCGCCTTCTGGAGCAAGAGAGGCGGAGGAGACAGGTGGCTCCAGAGGAGAAAGATCCATTCTTGGCGAAGACTCCCCTCTTTGCCAAGCCCTACAAG ACCGATAAAGAAGATGAGCTGTCCAGGCGCATTAAGAACCTGCTGGGCAATGTGGACTCCAAGATGCTCCTGAGCCATGAGTCCTCTCTGATTCCCATATGGAttccaaaaaagcccaaaatcaAGTCACAGACCCAGAGTCATAGGCCAGCCTCCAGTAAGACCAACCCATATGAGGACATAAGGAAAGAATCCTCACGAGAATCACTGGGCCTCCCACCTAACCCTGAGCCGAGCCGTGATGACAGTGATAAAGGTCACTCCAATCAGAGGTCAGAAGCCAAAGCTCCACAGTCCAAAATCCTTCCTGAGCCTGTCAAG CCCATCGTGCACATGTATGAGCAGTCCATTGAAGGAATATTGGAG gAAATGAGCAGCCCCCTGTCACCTCTCCTGCCACCTTTTCGGACACCTGCTAGAACAGAGACTTCCGAATTTCCATTGCAGGCAAAGGTAACCCTGCCCATTTTGGCCAGGGCTTCTGGTAAATTACAAGAGATCTCTCTGCTGAGCAGAACTTCAGTCTTGGCAGAAGGAGCCTGCCTGGAGGCCAGCCTAAGTTCTTTGACCATAAACAGTGTTGAGAGTTAG
- the LOC137472740 gene encoding AF4/FMR2 family member 4-like isoform X2 produces the protein MEPTDNQNRDKSWSNNRNLLRLLEQERRRRQVAPEEKDPFLAKTPLFAKPYKTDKEDELSRRIKNLLGNVDSKMLLSHESSLIPIWIPKKPKIKSQTQSHRPASSKTNPYEDIRKESSRESLGLPPNPEPSRDDSDKGHSNQRSEAKAPQSKILPEPVKVVEKPSSSLAPPRALQSEHKRMAPAQPSSSESESTRDCHSSSVSALPRAPAPEVNANQKQRLLPQPLASHCLLSEGSQDRRP, from the exons ATGGAACCAACAGACAACCAGAACCGTGACAAGAG CTGGAGCAACAACAGAAACCTGCTCCGCCTTCTGGAGCAAGAGAGGCGGAGGAGACAGGTGGCTCCAGAGGAGAAAGATCCATTCTTGGCGAAGACTCCCCTCTTTGCCAAGCCCTACAAG ACCGATAAAGAAGATGAGCTGTCCAGGCGCATTAAGAACCTGCTGGGCAATGTGGACTCCAAGATGCTCCTGAGCCATGAGTCCTCTCTGATTCCCATATGGAttccaaaaaagcccaaaatcaAGTCACAGACCCAGAGTCATAGGCCAGCCTCCAGTAAGACCAACCCATATGAGGACATAAGGAAAGAATCCTCACGAGAATCACTGGGCCTCCCACCTAACCCTGAGCCGAGCCGTGATGACAGTGATAAAGGTCACTCCAATCAGAGGTCAGAAGCCAAAGCTCCACAGTCCAAAATCCTTCCTGAGCCTGTCAAG GTTGTGGAAAAGCCATCTTCTTCACTTGCTCCTCCAAG GGCTCTCCAGTCCGAGCACAAGAGGatggcaccagcacagcccagcagctcgGAGTCAGAGAGCACCAGGGACTGCCACAGCTCCTCAGTCTCTGCACTTCCAAGAGCACCAGCACCCGAGGTGAATGCAAATCAAaagcagaggctgctcccacagccccttgcctcACACTGTCTGCTGTCTGAGGGCAGTCAGGACAGGAGACCTTAA